CCATATATGGCGCAATGTCGCGTTCGGTAGGCTGCCAGGTGTCGCGCAACCGCAATTGGCATTCCGTCGAAGCTGGCCTATGCAGCATCATGCGCATCACAGCCCTTGCAGCCCTTATGGCTACCCTGTTCCTGGCCCACTCGCCCGCTGCCGCGTGGACGGCACAGGAAGTGGAAGAGCCCTATGCCGTCGCCGGCCGCACCGGCTTCGAGCTCTACAGCTCCATCGGCGAGCGCGGCCCATCCGCCGGTGCGTCGCGCGCCATCGCGGTGACGACGTTCAAGCTGACCTGGCAGCGGGATTATCGCCCGCGCGGGAACGGCTGCGTCCTCGTGTCGGCCCGGCCCAGGCTGATCATCACCTATCGCCTGCCCAAGCCGTCGCAACGCCTGGCGCCCGATGTCGCCGAAAGCTGGCAGCGTTTCATTAACGGCATGCGCGCGCATGAACGCGTCCACGGCGAGCATATCGTCGACATGGTGCGCCGGATCGAGGCGGCATCCGTCGGCCTGACGGTGCCGGACGACCCGTCCTGCAAACGCATCCGCGAGGTTCTCACCGAAAAGCTCGGCGCGCTGTCGCAGGAGCAGCGCGCCCGCAGCCGGGCCTTCGATCAGGAGGAGATGAGCGACGGCGGCAATGTCCATCAGCTCATCCTGGCACTCGTCAACGGCCCCTGACCCCTGGACTAGGCAAGGCCCAGCACACTGAGGCCCGTATAGATGCCGAGCAGCACGATGGCGACCGAAGACAGCACGAGCACCACGTTGAACAGGCTGCTGCCTCGTATTGCCGGATCCGTCTCGTGCTTGCGCAGGTACCAGACCGCGACCACCGCGGCGAGCAGGAAGATACCCGTGGTCACGCCGCCGATCTGGATCATCAGCACGGGCGATTGCACGATCAGGTAGGCGGCACCCCAGACAATGGGCAAAGCCACGGTGAATATCCGGATCTAGCGCATCCGGTCGGCGGTATGGTGCCAGTCCAGTACGCCGGCCACCGCAAGCAGGTTCACATACATGCGCGACCAGCTTGGAATGGCGGCCCAGAGCGTCGAGCCCAGCACGGCGATGGCGCCGACCAGGAACAGGATGCCGGCCCATTCGCCCAGCGTGTCGGTATACATGCGCGAGACGGTGGTGATCATGTCGTTGCCGCGCGGCACGAGGCCCTGCGGCTCCAGCACGGCCGCGCCCATCAGGTAGAAGGCCAGCGTGCCGAACGTGTAGATGCACCACGACAGGAAGGCATCCTTGTACATCACGGCGATCCAGCCCCGGGCGCGCCGCTTCCACGCCTCCGAGCCGTCATTCGGCCCGACATGCCGGGCATAGCCCTTTTCCACACACCAATAGGTATAGAACGTCAGTTCGTCGGCGCCGACACCGGTGATGCCGAACATGGCGATGGCCGCGCCGATGGCGCCGGCAGGGATGGTGAAGGCGAGGCCCGTGAGGAGATCGTCCATGCCGTAGGCGAACGGGTGAACGGCAAGCCGAGGGCGATGGCGATCGTGACCAGTGTAAACGAACCCACAAGCAGGATCGAACCGCGCTCGATGAGGCTGTAATTGTTGGAATAGAGCAGAAAGATGGACGCCGTCGCGATGATGACCGTCCAGATGGCCAACGACGTCGCACCCAGCGGATCGCCGCCCAGCGGCATCAGGATGGAGAAGGCGACCGCCGTGCCGCCGAGGACGCCGCCGACCTGCAGAACTTTCGACAGGGCCATGATGGCCCAGAGAATGTTGATACAGCCGATGCCGCCGATGTGCGGGGGCACCTTGTTGTAGCCTGTCGGGGCCGGCTGCCCGGTGGAAATGGTCCACCGCGCGAGTTCCACCTGCACGGCTGCGCGAAACCGGCCTGCGCGCCCAGGGTCGTCGTGGCGATCAATTCGCCCGAGCCGACGATGGACGCCGAAAGGATCAGGCCGGGGCCGAGATGCCTGAGGCTGTGGCGCCAGCCGACCGGTGGCTCCATGACGGCATCCGGGGCCAAGCGGTAGGGATCGTCCTTGTCGACGCCCGCAGGCAAGTCCACAACGGTGGAGCTCATGTGTTTCCTCCCGATATCTGCATGGTTTTTCTAGTTATTGGCCCTGCAGACTATCCGACCGTCGCTGCCCCGCAAGTTTACGACAATCACTTTTTAACATCGCTGTTATCGGATCGCGCGTCCCTGGGTATCGAAGGCATGGAGCTTGCCCGGCTCCGCCGCCAGCGACACCGCTGCGCCGCGCTCCAGCATGCGGTTGCCTTGCAGCTTGACGACGACGGGCTCCTCGCCGACCCCGATATCGACATAGGCCAGGGTCACCTCGCCAAGGGGTTCGATCAGCTTGATCGTGCCGGACAGGATGCCCTCTCCCGCCTCTGCCAGCGACAGGTCTTCCGGCCGGACGCCGACATGTACCGTCCCGCCGGGCAGGTCCACCGGGGCGGACAGGGCCGATGCCGGCACGATGTTCATGGCGGGAGAGCCGATGAACCGGGCGACGAAGAGGTTGTCGGGCCGCGCGTATAGCTCCATGGGCGACC
This genomic window from Aureimonas sp. OT7 contains:
- a CDS encoding DUF922 domain-containing protein; translation: MRITALAALMATLFLAHSPAAAWTAQEVEEPYAVAGRTGFELYSSIGERGPSAGASRAIAVTTFKLTWQRDYRPRGNGCVLVSARPRLIITYRLPKPSQRLAPDVAESWQRFINGMRAHERVHGEHIVDMVRRIEAASVGLTVPDDPSCKRIREVLTEKLGALSQEQRARSRAFDQEEMSDGGNVHQLILALVNGP